From the genome of Sphingobacterium sp. UGAL515B_05:
AACACTGCTAGACACATTACAGGACCTCGGGGACAGCTGCAATGCTATTCTTGAACAATATGGATATCCAACCCATCCCCTTGTTGCTTATAAGAAATTTGTCGGCAACGGTGTCCAAAAACTTATCGAACGCGCATTACCGCAAGAAGCACGGACAGAAAATATCATCTCAACTTTACTCAGTGCCTTTAAAGTGTATTATGAGCAAAAGCCCATAACGCACACAAAACCATATACCGGCATTATACCGCTACTACAAGAACTGAAATCATTAGGCTATCTCATCTCGGTAGCATCAAATAAATACCATGAAGCGGTGATACCTTTGATGGCCGAATACTT
Proteins encoded in this window:
- a CDS encoding HAD family hydrolase, translated to MKLILFDLDGTLLDTLQDLGDSCNAILEQYGYPTHPLVAYKKFVGNGVQKLIERALPQEARTENIISTLLSAFKVYYEQKPITHTKPYTGIIPLLQELKSLGYLISVASNKYHEAVIPLMAEYFPDISFDLVLGHRTGRPAKPDPDIVFDSIQTLGVSKQDCFYVGDSSVDMDTANNAGVTAIGVTWGFRDEDELRQHGAQHIIHHPQELLAIL